The genomic segment TATTATTTAACCCGTGTTATTCCTGGGAATTAACTAAAGTTTACAGTCTAAAAGACACGTCACGAaaggaaaagggggagggaggaagaaggaaaatgagGACCAATTCCAAACATGGCAAAGTTCTTCTGATGGTCTTGTTAGTTAAAAGTGATGGATGTGGCAGCCTAACGTATATTTAGCGCATTAGGGAAACATGTTAAAATAAATCCAgtagcagttttgtttttttttaactatagcAGATTTCACTGAAATGCTTTGATTGAGTCTGCTTGCATTTTCCCTACTGGGGCATAgccttttaaatttctttaaagTTTTTAATTCCCCTTCCCCAACTCTCTTCTTCTAAGTTGCTGTGAACAGTGGGGCCACAAAAAATTAGGAATGGGGTCTGGTCATTTGCATTTGGATTCTCCAGTTCTGTACTCAGCTGCAGGGCCAGGCAAGTCTCTTCTGATTAAACCTGGCATTGTTTGAGGAGCCAAGAAGCATCTGCATCttgttttccttccccttctGCCTTCCCCTCTACAGAGCGCTGCGCCCTCCCATCTGCGCCCTCCAATGGCAGGAGGCTGGGCAGGAGGACAGCCGTGGGGAATGAGGTCCACTTTGTCTGCAACCTTGGCTTCACGCTGATCGGCTCTGAGACGCGGGCGTGCCTGGCGAACAGGACGTGGAGCGGACGGCCAGCATTCTGCAAAAGTGGGTGTCTGCTGGAAGGAGAGATTTCCTGTTCCTGATCGTGGGTTTGAAGCCACCTTGCCTCCAAGATGCACATAAAGCCTTTGTCActgcttttgtgtttttatgGGTCATATAGTTTATTTTGCTTATCTATCCACCCATGTTTGTCTTTTATACAACAGTGTAAGCCCCATTGTAGCTGTCTCAGAACAGCTAGTAGCAACAAAACAAGGCTTTTCCAAACTCACAATCATAAAACAGTTCAGCAGAGCCAGCTGGATAGCATAGGAGCCAAGGAGGGCAAAACTGGTGGCAAGCAAGGTGAATATTGCAAGCTTAGGCACGAGATTTTAAACAAAGCTTCCAAAATAAATCATAACTAAGTGGGTTGGCAGAGCAAACATAAACAACAGTTTGCCAGACACAGAAGCTGGGTTTAAACTGCGGAATGAAAATCAGCACAGCACACAAAACCTTAGACCAACACGGGCACCCAGTCAGCATGTTTTCATCTCCACTTTTTAAGGCTTAAGGTCTAGAAATTTAGATGCTGAGAAATTAAGGATCAGATTCTTGGGATGCAGCGACAACTGTGGACATAGAATCCGAGAATCAAACTGGCAAGTCTGTTCAACATCAAGTCCAACTCGTTGGTCAATGCAGGATCCGAATCAAAGTGTCCCCAAGAGGTGGCTGATTAGCCAATGCAAAGGAGCATCCAGCGAAGGAGGGTCCATCACCTCTTAGATCCCTGATTTTTCTCTCCCACTGCTgggaagttttttcccccctaacactccactggaatctgcctttctgtaatttGAGACTATCCCTCTGCTCTCTTGACTTGATTTTCTTTTAGCTGGCATCTTTTCAAGTACTTATTGCTGTCACATCCCCCTCGGTCAACTTTTCTTAAGAGAAAACATACCTGCCATTTAAAActgtctttcccttttttccagtCGCATCAGGCTGCCGACTGATGCTCGGTTCATAAACTGCAATTCCAAAACCCTTTTCCAAGCCAGGTATCCCCGTCCGTAGCTTTCTCCTCGATTTCTTCTGCCTAAGTGAAGACCTCTGCACGTGTGTCTGTCTAATTTCATCTCGTCAATCAATCAGAAACCATGGCATGGAGTACAATTTTCCTACCAGCTCTGTAGCCACTTAATTGTTGTACCATCCAGCCCAAGCTTGCTAATGGAATGGAAGCTTTGCCCAAGTTCATTGGTGCCCTTTGAGCCTAATTCCACATACTCCGAGGGAAGGATGTGGGCATCACAGCTCACTCACCCCTTGGCGGTCCTTGCTCTTTTGGGCATCGTTCTGGCAAAGTCTGGGCCCTGCTAAGGGAGGAGAGGGCTGAGTCTCAATCCTTATGGGTCTGAAGTGCCTCCTCTCTCGCTTTACTCCCCAACCAGGCATCGGTGGTTGTGCCAGTCAGCCCTGTGCCAACGGAGGGACCTGTGCGGATGGGGTTTACCGCTACACCTGCTTGTGCCCCAGTGGCTGGTCCGGGAGCACCTGCCAGGCCCCCGTTTATTCCTGTAAGTAACAGAGACGCTTTGGACTGCCTTAGCCAAAGGACTCTGAATCCCAAGGGTTGGAGGATCGGGACTGGCTGTTTCCGTCCTTTCGtcccaggggtggggtggggtgggggtcttAGATGGAGGGTTGGCCAGTGAGTTGTAGAGTCACCCTCTAAGCATCCATGCTGAGCAGGGATTTGAATGTGGGTGTCCCCAACCCTAGAGCAAAATTCTGACCTCCTGCATCACACCAGCTTCGACAGGGTCAGTGTTTAATTGCCAGAGGCATCAGGTTGATTAGGTTGAAGCCTCCCTGGGATCTCCTAGCAGTGGTAGCACCTGGCTGACTTTGgaagcacttggatgggagaccaccaggctAGACTGAGAGGACAGAAACAAAACCGTTTTGATATTGCTGCATCTGGGTACTCCCTGGGGGAAGCTTGGCTCAAGTATGCCTTGCCTTTAGCAGGGGCTGTAAAAAGCCTGTGCAGCCAGGAGAGGCAGAGGGTCCCATCCCTTCCCCACCCCGTGCTCTGCTAATTTGCCACCACAGAGTCCACACTTACAGCAGCCTCTTGACCACAGATGGGGCAGCCATGAGTAACGCAGCGTTCAGCCGCCAGCCCCACTGTGCCGAGAATCCCGGGGGCTTGCGTCAGTGCAGCTGTGATGCTGGCTTCCAGTTGACGGGAGGCCTGTGTCAAGGTAAGGTGGCGGGGCTGGGAATGATCTTCCCCAACCAGGGGCCCTCAAGCAAGGTGGCGATTGCCGCTCCCAGACTTCTACCCTTTACTGCTTCTTGCAGTAAAACCATCACAGATGCtttaacaagaaaataaaaacaagctagAACACTCTAATCAGCCAATGCTTTTGCTGGGTGGTTCTTTAGCCCAGGGGTCAGGAAATTCTCTGTGCTACTAAAGAGACAAGACTCATTGGGGGTCCACCAGCACTTAAGGGGAGCGTGGCTGCAGGCAGTGGGTGCTTCCCACCCAGCAGGAGGGTCCCAGGGAAGGCTGCTTGGACCAATGGAACAGAATGCTGCCTGCTTTtgcgggactacaactcccattatcccccaccCGAACATTTTccaagaatgggggggggggagagatggagTGATAGGCCTTCCAGTGGCCTCCTGCTCATATTTCTATCCTTaaatctcctggaaaaaaaatacaaaacagaaaacaactaTTTTGGATTGTTTTAGTGGGGGTTAAGGGAGGAAATGGGGCACTCTGCTTCCTCGAATCTTCTCGGTTCCACGTCTACCTGAATTTGAGTGGATGAAAATGTGTATTTCTGCCTGCAGCCATTGGCAGAAAGGAGGTGGGGGGTCTTTGGTCTCGCACCAGTGAAATTCAGTCATTGTGTGGCTGAATGTGGGCAGTGCAATCTCAGGGAGGGAATACCTTTGGTCTGTCATTGCCCATCACCATCATAGAGTGTTGTGTCAACCAGACCATGGTTAAACCAACATGGGGTGGCTTTGTGTTGCCTTAGCATATAATGTGAACTGTTTCATTGTGGTTTGGTTCCATCTTAGCTGAGCACATTTTGCAGATGTGGCAATGCCTCCCTGCTCAAGGGCCCTAAGCAGAGCCTCCTCTGTGTTATTTATTGaatgtatttatctatctatctatctatcaatcaatcaatcaaatttgtcaccgcccatctcctcccactggaggagaTCTGCAATGCCATCTACAATGCAATTTCCTCCTGCAAAGCGTGGCTGAGCATTGTGCCTTGAGTGGGGATCCTGCTTGTGGGAATGCACCCTCTCTTGGGCAGTGAGTCGAGCAGAGACTGGGGAGCTCTTTTCTCACCCCGGGGACCCATTCAGCGTCTTCCTGCTCCACTGCAGATGTGGATGAGTGCCGGCTCTTCCAGTCCAACTACCACACCCGCATCTGTCTCCACGAATGTGTGAACCTACCTGGCTCTTACCAGTGCACCTGCCCGGACGGCTATCGGCTCCAGGCTGAGCAGAACAGATGCAGTGGTGAGTCCCTTTGCGGGCACGGGAACATTTGTGGGGGAGTCACACCAATCTGTGGCTGAACTGGGAGCTCTAGGGCAGGTTGTATTCCCTGGTGAAAATCTTTAGGGGATGGTTTATTCCTGGAGACATCATCCATCTTCTCTCggtcatttccttctttctaccccctccttccatccttctctttcTACCCTCTGTTGCATGCCAGCTTAGAGAAAGGGAGGTATTTTGTGCCCCAAGAAAGAATGGGCAATTTTCACTAGGAAAGCAGCCTAAGAGGAAGGATTAATCCATTCCCACCTGTTTGGAGCTTGATGATCTTGCAACAGGGACACACGGCCTGGACTCCTATGATGTGCTCTGCGTGAGTCCGCATTTGGAGACCACTTGGAACCACTGTTGGTATGGAATGCAGGAGCTCGACTCTTCTCTGGGTGCTGGTCACCCACAGAACCTGCAAGTCTCGTGTTAGCCTCCCACAGGTTTCCAAGAGCAATTCAAAGGGCTGGTTTTGATCTATCGGCGCACATATGGCTTGGCATCCTTCTCCAGTTGGGATCAACTCTTCTGATACAAGCACCCTGGGAGAAACTTTTATGTCTCACTTTCGTGATATCCAGAGGAGGGGATTAAGACCAGGAAGTGCTGCTGCTTCAGTGTTGTAGAGCAGCCTCCCTTTGGAAGCTGGGTTGCCCTGTTTGCAGCTAGCTAAGATGGAGCTACTCTGGGGAACATCTGGAGGAGAAGATCAGTCTGTCGTTAAGAGTTGATACTGACACGATGGCATCCAATTGCTCAAGATGGAACCTTTCTGCAGAGTGTTTGGTGGAAGATAGCAGTTCTGATTTTATTGGTATTTGCGGTATCTGTCTTTTTTATAGATGTTACAAGATTTGTGCTTATTTATATTGTGCATGTACCAAGCATCTTTTGAAGTAACTGCTTGGAGGATTCTAACTTTACTTTAGATGTTTTAGTGCTATTGTTAACCGCTAGGAGTCGTGTGTTCATTTGGCAGTCCATAAATGCAGTCAGCCAGTCATCTTTAGGGCCTTAGAATAACTCAGAAGCTAAGAGCAGGTCTTTGGTGGCTTAAAACAAAGTCAAAGGCCGCTTCTGCTTCATATAAAAAACTTCTGAGGAGCATTCAAAAGCATATTAGCTCAGCTAGAAATAGAATGGGATAGTAAGCTTTTGACAGAGTGGGAACAGGATTCTCAAGCATTGTTCTGAATCCTAGAAGGTGGATGGACATCCTTCTGGTAGAAAGAGATTGTACGTCAACATTTTTGCCTTCCCATCCTCATTCAAAGGGGAGGATAATAAATTGTAGAAGCTTAGAGCACTCATTTTAACCATTTTACCCCTCCTCATCGATCAGGttgatttgtgtgtgtttgaaaGAATGAAATGCAAAAACTTGGGGCTGTGTTGGCCCCATTCGTTCCAGAGGCACTGGGAGGCTGGACTGCACTCAGCCCGTGGATGCCCACCTCTGCCCCACAGTCATCCCTTAAGAGCAAGGATGTAGATTGTTGGCACTTGCAGTGGGGAGCTGCACAGAGTTGGGGATTTATATCCCTGTTTATTTGAAGAGGCCCTTCCTTGCTGTGATCAAAACAGCGCCAGTGCCAGCAGCCCACAGCAGTTCTTATGCTCTGCCAAATTCCTGGAGCAGGGTGAGGGCCCGTAATCTTTGCCGGGAGTCGTGGGACCGCAGGGCTCCAGGCCACCAGGGCCAAGGCGCGGCAGACAGACTTTCTCTGTTGTCTTTGGGAGATGTGGATGAATGCGCCGGGAATCAGCACAACTGCAGCCGTGGACAGACTTGCATCAACGTCTTTGGAGGCTTCCGCTGTGTGACGCCCGAATGCCCCAAGTCTCAGTTCAACACCACCTACGTCAAGACGTCAGCCTTGTAAGTAGGAGCTCCGGGATGGGGAAGGGCTGggtcctcagcagcagcagcagcagcagcagcagctgctgctctcTCAGGGCTGGGGCAAAAGATGACAGCTGTTCTTGGTCCTAAGAGAGCCAAGGAACACCAGAACGGATTTCCAACCTTTCCACACTCATGAGGGCTGAGATTTTGGAAGAGCTTCTGAATGGGGAACTGAGCCCCCTTTGCTGTCTGGTGCACCCCAGAAAAGGCAGGCTGAAGTTGGCAAGGGTGGAAGGGCAGAAATAGACAGAGATTCTACAAACAGGAAAGCTGAGGCAGCCCAGCCCAGAGTAGTTAAGAAACTGCcccatttttattctcttttcacCACTCCCCACTCCCAGCCAGAAAAAAACAGGTATTATCCATGACCAGGGTGATTCACCAGGAGGggtcaaaaatatcaagatggtggGCAGGACCATGCAATTAAAGCAAGCAAAAAGGCTGCTTTGGTTTGATGGTGCAGTTGAcctgccatcttgctttttttgacccctgtggatgcccctgagaAATAAGAGTGGCAACTCGGTCCTCTATCTTTTGGTAAATGGGTGTTCTGGACTGGCCTTGTCCACCTGACAGCCATTATGTCAGGAGGCGAGCTCCCTCCTGGCAGCCATTAGATGCCATGATGCTTTCCTCCAATTCAGACATGCCCCTTGCTTTTAACTCAAGGCAGCCCTGACTGGGTGTTCCTTTTCCACCTCCTCCTTGCAGGCAGTGTGAGCGGAGCCCTTGCCCCATGGGCAGCCAAGCCTGCCAGAAAGCTGCTCATGCCATCTCCTTCCACTACCTGCCCCTCCAGTCCAACCGCACTGTGCCCTGGGTCCTCTTCAAGATGTCCACGAGCCGCCCTCTGGGGGACAGCCTGCGCTTTGCCCTCCTAGGGGGCAACAGCCAGGGGAAGCTTGCGGTGCAGCGCTCTGGCCAGCATACAGGGGAACTGGTGCTCGTCCGCCCGGCTCTGGGGCCAACCATCCTGGAGGCCGAGGTGGAAATGAGTGAATTTGCACAGAAGATCCTTCTAGGGAAGCACATCTTCAAGGTCACAGTCATGGTATCCCAATATGAGTTCTGAGCCCCTGTGGAACCCGATCAGGCCTTGGGGAATGTCAGGAACAGATGTTGCAGGAATCTTTGGGACGTATAGCTCTCTACCCAGAATGGGCCATAAGAGAGGCCAAGGTGAGTCTGGATCGGCTGGGCCAGACACTCCTCTCCGCACTCGTTGCTGGACCCTTTCCCCACTATCTGTCCCCTTGGAGCAGCGATAGATGGGAAGCCCCATCATCTTATGAGGAAGACCAAGAACTGCGATTGAAGTCCTTGCAGCTGTAGACAGACGCAAAGAAATTGGAAGGCACGTAAATCTTCACGATCCGAGTGGTAAGCAAGAGCAGAGCAAACTCCCATGATGGATCAGCGGCCTTTACAAGATGCAGGTGCTACCCTAAGCCAGCATGTAAGTTTTTGTGcagcttttaaatataaaaagcagGCCCACATCAGGGGAAGCCTTGCAGAGCTTGGAAATTTGGCTCAGGAAGTGGGTAGCAACAGCTACTCAGGactgcagcattttcagcttgGTCAGAAAGCACACTGCGGGAATTAATCCACATTTTGGAGAAAAGATACCAACGTTCTTTTTCAGACCATCGCCATCACTATATTCCTTTGAGAGCTGGGCGCCTCTGATTCCGCTTGGCTCGGCGTTTTTTTATAACTTGCTTCCAACCTTAGCAGGAAGGCATATAAATATTTACAGGTATCTGCATTAAAACAGTCTCACTGTATCCAGTCTGATACAAGGAGGCCCTGTGAGCCATTTATCTATATAAACAAACTAGATTTGGTATGTGGACAGCAGTTATTAAAATACAGCGATTCGTTATTACTGTGTCAAATGCTTTGGCTACAATAAAAATTGTGGCTCGTCAcccaatggagaaaaaaaaaaggatcagaaaGGTCCTTAGCCCTGGGAACAGGTGATCAAAAAAGTTGGtggccatgcaatcaaagcccccccccccctttctgacCAGCATTGCACAGCCACAGCCATCTtgcccacacacacacg from the Candoia aspera isolate rCanAsp1 chromosome 11, rCanAsp1.hap2, whole genome shotgun sequence genome contains:
- the LOC134503889 gene encoding fibulin-7-like, with the protein product MRMMQAAISLLPSLGEQKMLPKLVTLVMVLSILPLPLSSTQNCLSKPQVAAAVRQMQKLLLAHEAAQLRTLRTLKKQLALLPGGARKLPAKQNERCALPSAPSNGRRLGRRTAVGNEVHFVCNLGFTLIGSETRACLANRTWSGRPAFCKSIGGCASQPCANGGTCADGVYRYTCLCPSGWSGSTCQAPVYSYGAAMSNAAFSRQPHCAENPGGLRQCSCDAGFQLTGGLCQDVDECRLFQSNYHTRICLHECVNLPGSYQCTCPDGYRLQAEQNRCSDVDECAGNQHNCSRGQTCINVFGGFRCVTPECPKSQFNTTYVKTSALQCERSPCPMGSQACQKAAHAISFHYLPLQSNRTVPWVLFKMSTSRPLGDSLRFALLGGNSQGKLAVQRSGQHTGELVLVRPALGPTILEAEVEMSEFAQKILLGKHIFKVTVMVSQYEF